One part of the Megachile rotundata isolate GNS110a chromosome 16, iyMegRotu1, whole genome shotgun sequence genome encodes these proteins:
- the LOC100881082 gene encoding uncharacterized protein LOC100881082, with product MIPQDFINIYHRCAYYTHLIIHQGTKPSRKASISNTTPISSDNIKICKLNVKSREVLYLNRVLIRSRANPNYMRIGRRQ from the exons ATGATACCCCAAGATTTTATCAATATCTACCATAGATGTGCCTATTACACTCATCTGATAATTCATCAAG GGACTAAACCATCAAGGAAAGCCTCAATAAGCAACACGACTCCAATCTCGTCGGATAATATCAAAATATGCAAATTGAACGTGAAATCCAGAGAGGTTCTCTATCTGAATCGTGTTCTCATACGTTCCAGGGCTAATCCCAATTATATGCGTATTGGTAGACGACAATAG
- the Xxylt gene encoding xyloside xylosyltransferase, with product MLLLRKVLINLTLLAVFLVLFYCYQTSNGIHWVLHTSEQENVSTTESNNGQYTMPATFTASKNMYYNVWCIFTKVASNSPMKRKFEIFAESLLRLSSVNIAFHVITDDDSKEVARTVLENILLSTGKFMKVQYYDVHELALQLEDIISAMSPHFSSKPGTYYSDALFFLSLGLHRIAPPEQNVAAMFDADTKFRKDIKELFEEFNSFGNEALFGLAPELTPVYRHVLYLYRNKNPNTLFGEPASSGGYPGYNSGVVLFNLNRLRNSSIYHEIVRNESVNSITEKYHFKGHLGDQDFYTLLGMERPELIHTIDCGWNKQLCTWWRDRGYTDVFNYYSKCDSETKLWHGNCNTPIPDD from the exons ATGCTCTTGCTACGCAAGGTGTTGATCAATTTGACACTTTTGGCTGTGTTTCTTGTGCTGTTTTACTGTTATCAAACGTCCAATGGTATACACTGGGTATTACACACTTCTGAGCAAGAAAATGTTTCGACCACAGAGTCGAACAATGGACAGTATACAATGCCTGCAACATTCACTGCGAGCAAAAATATGTACTATAACGTTTGGTGCATATTCACAAAGGTTGCTAGTAATTCACCGATGAaacgaaagtttgaaatttttgctgAATCTCTACTCAGACTATCCTCTGTCAATATTGCATTTCATGTAATAACTGATGATGACAGTAAGGAAGTTGCACGTACAGTTTTAGAGAATATCTTATTGTCTACAGGAAAGTTTATGAAG GTGCAGTATTATGATGTTCATGAACTTGCATTGCAACTGGAAGATATTATATCTGCAATGTCTCCCCATTTTAGTAGCAAACCTGGAACATATTATTCTGATGCTTTGTTTTTCTTATCATTGGGTTTGCATCGGATAGCTCCACCTGAGCAAAATGTTGCAGCAATGTTTGATGCAGACACAAAATTTCGCAAAGATATTAAGGAACTCTTTGAAGAATTTAATAGTTTTGGAAATGAAGCATTATTTGGCTTGGCTCCAGAACTTACCCCAGTATACAGacatgttttatatttatatcgtAATAAGAATCCTAACACATTATTTGGAGAACCTGCTAGTTCAGGTGGTTATCCTGGTTATAACAGTGGAGTAGTGCTATTCAATCTTAATAGATTACGAAATTCCTCCATTTACCATGAAATTGTTAGAAATGAAAGTGTTAATTCCATTACTGAGAAGTATCACTTTAAG GGTCATTTGGGAGATCAAGATTTTTACACTCTTTTGGGAATGGAAAGACCTGAACTGATTCACACTATTGATTGTGGATGGAACAAGCAGTTGTGCACGTGGTGGAGGGATCGTGGCTACACCGACgtgtttaattattattcaaaatgtGATTCTGAAACAAAATTATGGCACGGTAATTGCAATACTCCTATACCTGATGACTGA